The Lactuca sativa cultivar Salinas chromosome 2, Lsat_Salinas_v11, whole genome shotgun sequence genome includes a window with the following:
- the LOC111901291 gene encoding nuclear pore complex protein NUP88, whose protein sequence is MRFNFDIPEPSSKGALTPPSQSRSLTPPSQSQSRSPSSATPANEEVEWVPLQNHPIFSNATATHSSNDIPKKRNLMAWDGASRLYYWDINTQSLHRISLRFGEPEPTSVLAASPTKVMRADVALNFMVDRITINRHGSALLLEGSDGIRVMYLYGSSSSKDSAVICRTVSVGSDVYFNTNNAIRTLKVSWHPYSDTHLGILSSDSVFRLYDLSVALEQPEQEYYLQPVERGRSRNASSICPVDFSFGGDHLWDRFSVFILFSDGSVYILCPVVPFGSVYKWESVLEIYNDAQTFGLKASSSKAVSNANLAISWLEATFPDLAEQAAEGGNQPALKSHPYALFDASVSLQGPLHKVYHGKEEDLSELKVSECEGRAVSFLYKAVSKDSVLVTAFSSGQLQIDALADEIQPVWTPGNQPRLSVNSQDRIIGVAMICETHSNELSVDHDIWLGHSPPLLKLGTVDLALPGKPESGSLISLFVDPLIPERIYSVHDGGVDSIVLHFLPFTNQKNGIDDDIRAPSVQSVLSTCQVESSVSALCGFVALSDSFGCSWIVGLTSGFECVVIGMESWNLLLPARIDKEKKFGNGNLEEAGDATIISKELLMGPKVVIVPPTSQNPVAADSIEGRSTLHQYFKLFHENYVEYAHKVYFELKHHGPQLKKIIDDQHARLREAQQKLAKVEEKQEKLEKRIDHVIQTHDHLEERLLNLKNLPGIHKKPLSKAEREFKMELDRFRGLELDALHTTIEAINGRIQRYSSSPQTKKPNQRRQIAGRRKGNAEDDEISHLKSSIAKLSIVNNENTKKVKLVDSALKNRESNL, encoded by the exons ATGAGGTTTAATTTCGATATACCAGAACCTAGCAGCAAAGGAGCCCTAACACCACCGTCACAATCGCGGTCGCTAACACCACCGTCACAGTCACAGTCACGGTCACCGTCATCGGCTACTCCGGCAAACGAAGAGGTGGAATGGGTTCCTCTTCAGAACCACCCCATTTTCTCCAACGCCACAGCCACTCATTCATCGAATGATATCCCGAAGAAACGGAATCTCATGGCTTGGGACGGAGCTTCTCGGCTCTACTACTGGGACATAAATACGCAATCCTTACATCGAATTTCTCTTCGATTCGGTGAACCAGAACCCACTTCCGTCCTCGCCGCTTCCCCTACCAAG GTGATGCGAGCAGATGTTGCGCTCAATTTCATGGTGGACAGAATTACCATCAATAGACATGGATCAGCTTTACTCTTAGAGGGATCAGATGGCATACGAGTTATGTACCTTTATGGAAGTTCTTCATCAAAAGATAGTGCTGTTATTTGCAG GACAGTCTCTGTTGGATCAGATGTCTATTTCAACACAAATAATGCCATAAGGACTTTAAAAGTTTCATGGCACCCTTATAGCGACACTCACCTTGGGATCCTATCTTCTGATTCAGTTTTCAG GCTTTATGATTTGTCTGTGGCTCTTGAACAACCAGAACAAGAATATTATTTACAGCCAGTTGAACGTGGTAGATCAAGGAATGCTTCATCAATATGCCCTGTTGACTTTTCTTTTGGTGGTGATCATTTGTGGGACCGATTTAGT GTCTTTATTTTATTTAGTGATGGTTCAGTTTACATCTTATGTCCAGTTGTTCCTTTCGGGAG TGTGTACAAATGGGAATCTGTATTGGAGATATATAATGATGCTCAAACATTTGGACTCAAAGCCAGTAGCTCTAAAGCTGTTAGTAATGCCAACCTGGCAATTTCTTGGTTAGAAGCTACATTTCCTGATTTGGCTGAACAAGCAGCTGAAGGAGGGAATCAACCTGCACTAAAATCCCATCCTTACGCCTTATTTGATGCATCTGTTTCCTTACAG GGGCCTCTTCATAAAGTTTACCATGGTAAGGAAGAGGATCTCTCTGAATTGAAGGTTTCAGAGTGTGAGGGGAGAGCAGTTAGTTTTCTTTACAAAGCAGTAAGCAAAGATTCAGTTCTTGTTACAGCTTTTAGTAGTGGACAGTTACAAATAGATGCATTAGCCGATGAAATACAGCCTGTTTGGACACCTGGCAACCAGCCTCGTTTATCTGTTAATTCTCAAGATCGAATAATTGGTGTTGCCATGATATGTGAAACACATTCAAATGAGCTCTCTGTTGATCATGATATTTGGTTAGGACATTCACCACCCTTGTTGAAATTGGGGACTGTGGATTTAGCATTACCTGGAAAACCAGAATCCGGTTCCTTAATTTCTTTGTTTGTTGATCCACTTATACCTGAGAGAATATATTCGGTTCATGATGGAGGTGTGGATTCGATAGTGTTGCATTTTCTTCCTTTTACAAATCAGAAAAATGGGATAGATGATGACATCAGAGCTCCTAGTGTGCAATCGGTTTTGAGCACTTGCCAGGTGGAATCCTCGGTTTCAGCTCTTTGTGGTTTTGTGGCATTGTCTGACTCGTTTGGATGTTCTTGGATTGTGGGACTCACCTCTGGTTTTGAATGTGTTGTGATTGGAATGGAAAGTTGGAATCTTTTGCTTCCTGCTCGTATTGATAAAGAAAAGAAATTTGGAAATGGAAACTTGGAAGAGGCTGGGGATGCTACTATTATAAGTAAAGAATTACTCATGGGTCCAAAGGTTGTTATTGTTCCTCCAACCTCACAGAATCCTGTTGCTGCTGATTCCATTGAAGGGAGATCTACTCTTCATCAGTATTTCAAACTTTTTCATGAGAACTATGTGGAGTATGCACATAAG GTTTACTTTGAGCTTAAACACCATGGGCCTCAACTGAAGAAAATCATTGATGACCAACATGCGCGTTTACGCGAGGCACAACAGAAGCTAGCAAAGgttgaagagaaacaagaaaagtTGGAGAAGCGAATAGATCATGTAATTCAGACTCATGATCACTTGGAAGAACGGTTGTTAAACCTTAAAAACCTACCAGGGATTCACAAGAAACCATTATCAAAAGCAGAACGAGAGTTCAAGATGGAGCTTG ATAGATTTAGAGGGTTGGAATTGGATGCATTGCACACAACCATAGAAGCTATAAATGGTCGGATACAAAGATACTCATCTTCTCCACAAACCAAAAAACCCAACCAAAGAAGGCAAATTGCAGGAAGGAGGAAAGGGAATGCTGAAGATGATGAGATCTCTCACCTCAAGTCCTCCATTGCAAAACTTTCCATTGTCAACAATGAGAACACGAAAAAAGTCAAACTTGTGGATTCGGCTTTGAAAAACCGCGAAAGTAACCTTTGA
- the LOC111901290 gene encoding uncharacterized protein LOC111901290, translated as MAEKLAPEKRHSFFHGSQKVFEWDQTLDEVNMYITLPKGVPTKLFHCKIQSKHVEVGIKGNPPYLNHDLTLPVKTDSSFWTIEDDILHITLQKRDKGQTWSSPIEGQGQLDPYAADLEQKRLMLQRFQEENPGFDFSQAQFSGNCPDPRTFMGGIRSD; from the exons ATGGCGGAGAAATTGGCACCAGAGAAACGCCACAGCTTTTTCCATGGAA GTCAGAAGGTTTTCGAATGGGATCAAACTCTAGATGAGGTTAATATGTACATCACTTTGCCTAAAGGAGTCCCTACTAAGCTGTTTCACTGCAAGATTCAGTCCAAACATGTTGAAGTTGGAATCAAAGGCAATCCTCCATATCTGAAT CATGATTTGACTTTGCCTGTAAAGACAGATTCTTCATTTTGGACCATAG AGGATGATATACTGCACATCACTTTGCAAAAAAGGGATAAAGGTCAAACATGGTCATCTCCAATAGAAGGTCAAGGTCAGCTTGACCCTTATGCAGCTGATCTTGAACAGAAACGTCTCATGCTTCAGAGGTTTCAAGAAGAG AACCCAGGATTTGACTTTTCTCAGGCTCAATTCTCCGGGAACTGTCCTGATCCAAGAACATTCATGGGTGGCATCAGATCCGATTAG
- the LOC111901289 gene encoding uncharacterized protein LOC111901289, whose product MGFLKDERSKKALRGFKTVFFLVTMIISFLFFSAPILFAVADALLPTALLSASLSAPSDSPFPDPSPAFSLLQTLSSHLSNYDFRYSLIDIPLISIIRSAIILCVYGLCDGPGLSRGPYLGITTVCSVVSLLFVSVKASYVFGGRSSGFSAAEVALFICSLSLAIGHIVVAYRTSCRERRKLLVYKIDVEAVSTFKNGFPRYTKKILQDERVKVKLQN is encoded by the exons ATGGGGTTTTTGAAAGACGAAAGAAGTAAGAAAGCTTTGAGAGGATTCAAAACAGTCTTCTTTTTGGTAACCATGATTATATCGTTTCTGTTCTTCTCTGCTCCGATACTGTTCGCCGTCGCCGATGCTTTACTTCCAACAGCTCTGTTATCGGCTTCTCTTTCAGCGCCGTCGGATTCTCCGTTCCCTGATCCCTCACCAGCCTTCTCCTTGCTCCAAACCCTATCGTCCCATTTGAGTAACTACGATTTTCGATACTCTTTGATCGATATCCCTCTAATTTCCATAATCAGATCCGCAATCATTCTCT GTGTGTATGGACTATGCGATGGTCCGGGGCTATCAAGGGGTCCATACTTGGGAATCACGACTGTTTGTTCGGTGGTTTCTTTGTTGTTTGTATCGGTAAAAGCGTCGTATGTGTTCGGCGGCAGAAGTAGCGGTTTCTCCGCAGCGGAGGTGGCTTTATTTATTTGTTCGCTTTCGTTGGCCATTGGCCACATCGTGGTGGCTTACCGGACTAGTTGCAGAGAACGACGCAAGCTTCTTGTCTACAAAATCGACGTCGAAGCT GTGTCGACATTCAAGAATGGGTTTCCAAGGTACACAAAAAAGATTCTTCAAGATGAAAGGGTCAAAGTGAAACTGCAAAACTAA
- the LOC111901352 gene encoding uncharacterized protein LOC111901352 has product MNTGQNSKFGFRFTLNTSGEYTVKVMRKLLESKLIPYNRKSTWWSKITLLKVRCFIWKAVLGRIPVAENLAIRGINTPCSLCPMCIKMTESVDHLIITCEHSRSVQLWIFKWCGISDKLFLNIRELIDFAVSCGNCAKKKEILIMVFYCTVWNVWLSRNEKIFKRISVNTIRIANNIISLSYIWCKHRGGASCGNWAEWNVSPFTHLLS; this is encoded by the coding sequence ATGAATACGGGGCAAAATTCCAAATTCGGTTTCAGATTCACTCTTAATACCAGTGGTGAATATACTGTGAAAGTTATGAGAAAGCTATTGGAGTCTAAATTGATTCCATACAATAGGAAGTCAACCTGGTGGTCAAAAATAACTCTTCTAAAGGTGCGTTGTTTCATATGGAAGGCGGTATTAGGCAGAATTCCAGTTGCAGAAAACTTGGCAATAAGGGGAATTAATACTCCATGCTCACTGTGTCCCATGTGCATTAAAATGACTGAATCGGTTGACCATCTTATTATTACATGTGAGCATTCTAGATCGGTGCAACTTTGGATATTCAAATGGTGTGGTATTAGTGACAAATTGTTCTTAAATATTAGAGAACTCATTGATTTTGCGGTGTCTTGTGGTAACTGCGCTAAAAAGAAAGAGATTTTAATCATGGTGTTTTACTGTACTGTTTGGAATGTTTGGTTATCTAGAAACGAGAAGATCTTCAAACGAATTAGTGTGAATACAATAAGAATCGCTAACAACATAATCTCGCTTTCCTACATATGGTGCAAGCATAGAGGTGGCGCAAGCTGTGGAAACTGGGCAGAATGGAATGTATCGCCTTTCACGCATTTGTTATCTTAA
- the LOC111901351 gene encoding DELLA protein GAI1-like, whose product MERDYPQQDYTFYDGDSSTFASTVAASASVFSDVIGKSKLWDKVEDQDSNVDELLVVIGYKIKSCDIADIAQKIEHLEGVLGNNDGLSQLASTSIHYNHSDLKSMIYELNPTNQPPVIDYSFVNNTASVTRSVVDSSSVFVDNLQRILKNAIERE is encoded by the coding sequence ATGGAACGAGATTACCCACAACAAGATTACACCTTCTATGATGGCGATAGTTCCACTTTCGCCTCCACCGTTGCTGCCTCTGCTTCTGTTTTTTCAGATGTGATCGGGAAATCGAAGCTGTGGGATAAGGTTGAAGATCAAGATTCCAACGTTGATGAGCTGTTGGTGGTGATTGGTTACAAAATTAAGTCGTGTGATATAGCTGATATTGCACAAAAGATCGAGCATCTGGAGGGTGTTTTGGGGAACAATGATGGGTTGTCCCAGCTTGCTTCCACTTCTATTCATTATAACCATTCAGATCTTAAATCAATGATTTATGAGTTGAACCCCACAAATCAACCACCTGTTATCGATTATTCGTTTGTGAACAACACCGCCTCTGTAACTCGGTCGGTTGTGGACTCATCTTCTGTCTTCGTTGACAATCTACAGAGGATCCTCAAAAACGCAATTGAAAGGGAATAA